In Thermovirga sp., the following are encoded in one genomic region:
- a CDS encoding 3-methyl-2-oxobutanoate hydroxymethyltransferase: MIAKKGNDCLKSMIVQGHLGLTPQTAVLLGGFKV; the protein is encoded by the coding sequence ATGATAGCAAAAAAAGGGAACGATTGCCTAAAATCCATGATCGTCCAGGGACACCTGGGGCTTACACCCCAGACCGCCGTCCTGCTGGGCGGATTCAAGGTCTAG